One Streptomyces sp. SAI-135 DNA segment encodes these proteins:
- a CDS encoding sensor histidine kinase: MNHTDPDERWLGAIVHGAFLVLLGSSFARFLSRDQGGARTGWVVTLFAFFLLLYVLGLLLAPPPRPGLPPTRRHLGWLASVTAVWGVLLVLAPSATWCVMPLLFAGLHALPPRIAVPAAAVLTALVVLSEIRVADGPLNPNMVLAPPAVAAVATAVLVHLQRQGTRQRGLIEDLVRTRHELAATERRAGVLAERQRLSAEIHDTLAQELSSQRMLLQAAERVWGADRDAALEHVRAAAEITSRSLSEARRFVHDLAPADLAERSLTQALDELARRKSGPGLTVEFRLDGEQGPLPERVAAALLRIAQGALANVREHAAATRAALTLTWLDDQVSLDVADNGRGFEQRELSESRSSTRGHGLPAMRIRARQAGGTLTVESTPGEGTVVSAAVPLVVKEPAL, encoded by the coding sequence ATGAACCACACCGATCCGGACGAGCGCTGGCTGGGCGCGATCGTGCACGGCGCGTTCCTCGTGCTGCTGGGCTCGTCGTTCGCCCGCTTCCTGAGCCGCGACCAGGGCGGGGCGCGCACCGGCTGGGTGGTGACGCTGTTCGCCTTCTTCCTCCTGCTGTACGTCCTCGGACTTCTGCTCGCCCCGCCGCCCCGGCCTGGACTGCCGCCCACCCGGCGTCATCTGGGGTGGCTGGCCTCGGTCACCGCCGTCTGGGGCGTGCTGCTCGTGCTCGCGCCGAGCGCCACCTGGTGCGTGATGCCCCTGCTGTTCGCCGGACTGCACGCGCTGCCGCCGAGGATCGCGGTGCCGGCGGCGGCGGTGCTCACCGCGCTGGTCGTGCTCTCGGAGATACGGGTGGCCGACGGGCCGCTCAACCCCAACATGGTCCTGGCCCCGCCGGCCGTCGCCGCGGTCGCCACCGCCGTACTGGTGCATCTGCAACGGCAGGGCACCCGGCAGCGGGGGCTGATCGAGGACTTGGTCCGCACCCGGCACGAACTCGCCGCCACCGAGCGGCGGGCCGGTGTCCTGGCCGAGCGGCAGCGGCTGTCCGCGGAGATCCACGACACGCTGGCGCAGGAGCTGTCCAGCCAGCGGATGCTGCTCCAGGCGGCCGAGCGGGTGTGGGGGGCCGATCGGGACGCGGCGCTCGAGCACGTGCGGGCGGCCGCGGAGATCACCTCGCGCAGCCTCTCCGAGGCCCGCCGCTTCGTGCACGACCTGGCGCCGGCCGACCTCGCGGAGCGTTCCCTCACGCAGGCCCTCGACGAGCTCGCCCGGCGCAAGAGCGGTCCGGGGCTGACGGTGGAGTTCCGGCTCGACGGTGAGCAGGGCCCGCTTCCCGAGCGGGTCGCGGCGGCGTTGCTGCGCATCGCCCAGGGCGCGCTGGCCAACGTACGGGAGCACGCGGCGGCGACCCGGGCCGCGCTCACGCTGACGTGGCTGGACGACCAGGTGTCGCTGGACGTCGCGGACAACGGGCGGGGGTTCGAGCAGCGTGAACTGTCGGAGTCCCGCTCGTCGACGCGCGGGCACGGGCTTCCCGCCATGCGGATCCGGGCCCGTCAGGCCGGCGGCACGCTCACCGTGGAGTCCACGCCGGGAGAGGGCACCGTGGTGTCGGCCGCCGTTCCGCTCGTCGTCAAGGAGCCCGCCCTGTGA
- a CDS encoding response regulator transcription factor: MSTSPPAAPVRLLLCDDHAVVRAGLRALLSSADGIDVVGEAATGEEALAMAAHLHPDVVLMDLQLDAGMDGVTATRQLTARGERGPRVLVLTMFDTDADITRAVEAGATGYLLKAEQPEELFSAIRDAASGRSTLSAPVADRLLTRLRSPRPALSAREHDILAQLARGLGNREIARALFISEATVKTHLGRIYAKLGVQTRAGAVAAAKERRLLP; the protein is encoded by the coding sequence GTGAGTACCTCGCCCCCCGCCGCCCCCGTCCGGCTGCTGCTCTGCGACGACCACGCCGTGGTGCGCGCGGGGCTGCGCGCCCTGCTCTCCAGCGCGGACGGCATCGACGTGGTCGGGGAGGCGGCGACCGGGGAGGAGGCCCTCGCCATGGCGGCCCACCTGCACCCGGACGTCGTCCTGATGGATCTTCAGCTCGACGCCGGCATGGACGGGGTGACCGCCACCCGGCAACTCACCGCCCGGGGCGAGCGGGGTCCCCGGGTGCTGGTGCTCACCATGTTCGACACCGACGCCGACATCACCCGTGCCGTCGAGGCGGGCGCCACCGGTTACCTCCTCAAGGCGGAACAGCCGGAGGAGCTGTTCTCGGCCATCCGTGACGCGGCCTCGGGCCGCAGCACGCTGTCCGCGCCGGTGGCCGACCGTCTGCTGACCCGGCTGCGCAGCCCCCGCCCCGCCCTGTCCGCCCGCGAGCACGACATCCTCGCGCAACTCGCCCGCGGCCTCGGCAACCGGGAGATCGCCCGCGCCCTGTTCATCAGCGAGGCGACGGTCAAGACCCACCTGGGCCGCATCTACGCCAAGTTGGGCGTCCAGACCCGAGCCGGCGCGGTGGCCGCGGCCAAGGAACGTCGGCTGCTGCCGTGA
- a CDS encoding GNAT family N-acetyltransferase, with protein MRSMSSDTDITIHRPGELDSSLREAWHRAMDESPDYANPFLAPEFAAGVARHRGGARVAVLHQRGEAVGFLPYERGSLGVGRAIGLGLSDCQGLVHRPGVTWDTRALLKACRLSVFEFDHLVEEQKPFAPYVTGTFASPVIDLKVGSDSYPEWLRGAYPGLARTTLKKERRLTRDLGEVRFVFDERDPRALRTLMRWKSAQYRRTGRMDRFARPWIVNLVSDLFQVREEHFTGVLSVVYAGDRPVAAHFGPISRTVFAPWFTAYDPELRYYSPGLIMHLRMAEAAGRRGARLMDMGRGDKEWKDWLKTRELRVAEGFATRPHPVATAHRLWRRPVRGLRNTVNAHPALREPADRLLKTVGTLRTSGQRSDSAGAGPLAS; from the coding sequence ATGCGATCCATGAGCAGTGACACGGACATAACGATCCACAGACCCGGAGAACTCGACAGCTCGCTCCGCGAGGCCTGGCACCGGGCGATGGACGAGTCGCCCGACTACGCCAACCCGTTCCTGGCACCGGAGTTCGCGGCCGGCGTCGCCAGGCACCGCGGCGGCGCCCGGGTGGCGGTCCTGCACCAGCGCGGCGAGGCCGTGGGCTTCCTCCCGTACGAACGCGGCTCCCTCGGCGTCGGCCGGGCCATCGGGCTCGGACTGTCGGACTGCCAGGGCCTCGTGCACCGACCCGGGGTCACCTGGGACACCCGGGCGCTGCTGAAGGCGTGCCGGCTCTCGGTGTTCGAGTTCGACCACCTCGTCGAGGAACAGAAGCCCTTCGCCCCCTACGTCACGGGGACGTTCGCCTCCCCGGTGATCGATCTGAAGGTCGGCAGCGACAGTTACCCGGAGTGGCTGCGGGGAGCGTACCCGGGGCTCGCCAGGACGACCCTCAAGAAGGAGCGCCGGCTCACGCGTGACCTGGGCGAGGTGCGGTTCGTGTTCGACGAGCGCGATCCCCGGGCGCTGCGCACGCTGATGCGGTGGAAGTCGGCCCAGTACCGCAGGACCGGCCGGATGGACCGGTTCGCGCGACCGTGGATCGTGAACCTCGTGTCGGACCTCTTCCAGGTCCGCGAGGAGCACTTCACCGGGGTCCTCTCGGTCGTCTACGCCGGTGACCGCCCGGTGGCCGCCCACTTCGGGCCGATCTCGCGCACGGTGTTCGCCCCCTGGTTCACCGCGTACGACCCCGAACTGCGCTACTACTCCCCCGGCTTGATCATGCATCTGCGGATGGCCGAGGCCGCGGGCCGGCGCGGGGCGAGGCTGATGGACATGGGGCGCGGCGACAAGGAGTGGAAGGACTGGCTCAAGACCCGTGAGCTGCGCGTGGCGGAAGGGTTCGCCACCCGTCCCCATCCGGTCGCGACCGCCCACCGTCTGTGGCGCCGGCCGGTGCGGGGGCTGCGCAACACGGTCAACGCCCACCCCGCCCTGCGCGAGCCCGCCGACCGTCTCCTGAAGACCGTGGGCACCTTGCGCACCTCGGGGCAGCGTTCGGACTCCGCCGGCGCGGGACCGCTGGCGAGCTGA
- a CDS encoding DegT/DnrJ/EryC1/StrS family aminotransferase, which yields MPYGSRLAATMTRRLGRPCVYTPSARLALYLALRRWCRPGAKVLMSPVNDDVILFVVLAAGLRPVLAPVSVWDGNIDPAAVPESTWRDVDAVLTTNLYGVPDRVLELRRRCAQLGIPLFEDAAHAIGSHVDGQPVGTFGKAAAFSLSKHVAGMAGGFLAVEDVRTRRELELLRDDLLIPGRLREDLATTLRPLARSAVRSLHLVRPVWRTMERLGLMERDAFRMALHAPRLAASAREAPSLTAYERWVRVDLHGYRSRHGTLVRGQLGLRMARLDENLARRRAGVALLAGTPWASPALRDRTAHDGPLPLFRVPLLVHDRDALVQRLVRHDVVCGYIYDPPLDDYAGAEFVEPCPDPAPARWFAAHTLPADPLLARRIMTAFTRERVADAHPALLRPVPDTTPPRLLGQ from the coding sequence ATGCCGTACGGCTCGCGGCTGGCCGCGACGATGACCCGGCGACTGGGACGCCCGTGCGTCTACACGCCCTCGGCCCGGCTGGCCCTGTACCTGGCGCTGCGACGCTGGTGCCGGCCGGGCGCGAAGGTGCTGATGTCGCCGGTGAACGACGACGTGATCCTGTTCGTGGTCCTCGCGGCCGGGCTGCGCCCCGTACTGGCGCCCGTGTCCGTCTGGGACGGCAACATCGACCCGGCCGCCGTGCCGGAGTCGACCTGGCGCGACGTGGACGCGGTCCTCACCACCAACCTGTACGGCGTACCCGACCGGGTCCTCGAACTGCGGCGCCGCTGCGCGCAGTTGGGGATCCCGTTGTTCGAGGACGCGGCGCACGCGATCGGCAGCCATGTGGACGGGCAGCCGGTCGGCACCTTCGGCAAGGCGGCGGCGTTCAGCCTGTCCAAGCACGTGGCGGGCATGGCGGGCGGCTTCCTCGCCGTCGAGGACGTGCGCACGCGCCGGGAGTTGGAGCTGCTGCGGGACGATCTCCTGATCCCCGGCCGACTGCGCGAGGACCTCGCCACGACCCTGCGTCCGCTGGCCCGGTCCGCCGTCCGGTCGCTCCATCTGGTGCGCCCGGTGTGGCGGACCATGGAGCGCCTCGGGCTGATGGAGCGCGACGCGTTCCGGATGGCCCTGCACGCGCCGCGGCTCGCCGCATCCGCCCGCGAGGCCCCGAGCCTGACCGCCTACGAGCGGTGGGTCCGCGTCGACCTGCACGGCTACCGCTCCCGGCACGGCACGCTGGTGCGCGGCCAGTTGGGCTTGCGGATGGCCCGGCTCGACGAGAACCTGGCCCGGCGCAGGGCCGGGGTCGCCCTGCTGGCGGGCACGCCGTGGGCCTCGCCGGCGCTGCGCGACCGCACGGCGCACGACGGCCCCCTCCCCCTGTTCCGGGTGCCGCTTCTGGTGCACGACCGCGACGCGCTCGTGCAGCGGCTGGTGCGGCACGACGTGGTCTGCGGCTACATCTACGACCCGCCGCTGGACGACTACGCGGGCGCTGAGTTCGTCGAGCCCTGTCCCGACCCGGCGCCCGCCCGCTGGTTCGCCGCGCACACGCTCCCGGCCGATCCCCTGCTGGCCCGCCGGATCATGACCGCGTTCACCAGGGAGCGGGTGGCCGACGCGCACCCCGCGCTGCTGCGGCCGGTTCCGGACACCACACCGCCCCGGCTCCTGGGTCAGTGA
- a CDS encoding glyceraldehyde-3-phosphate dehydrogenase: MTVKDDSFTDWKNREEIAESMIPMIGRLHRERDVTVLLHSRSLVNKSVVSILKTHRFARQIAGEELSVTDTLPFVQALTALDLGPSQIDIGRLAEIYQADDRGLSVAEFTAEAVAGATGGNKIDRREPRDVVLYGFGRIGRLVARLLIEKAGSGNGLRLRAIVVRGGGGRASEDLVKRASLLRRDSIHGQFQGTITVDEAESAIIANGNTVKVIYANDPSEVDYTAYGIKNAILIDNTGKWRDREGLSQHLRPGIDKVVLTAPGKGDVPNIVHGVNHDTIKPDEQILSCASCTTNAIVPPLKAMADEYGVLRGHVETVHSFTNDQNLLDNYHKADRRGRSAPLNMVITETGAASAVAKALPELKAPITGSSIRVPVPDVSIAILSLRLGRETTREEVLDHLRDVSLTSPLKRQIDFTTAPDAVSSDFIGSRHSSIVDAGATKVDGDNAILYLWYDNEFGYSCQVVRVVQHVTGVEYPTYPAPAV; encoded by the coding sequence GTGACTGTCAAGGACGACTCGTTCACCGACTGGAAGAACCGCGAGGAGATCGCGGAATCGATGATCCCGATGATCGGGAGGCTGCACCGGGAGCGTGATGTAACGGTTCTGCTGCACAGCCGTTCCCTGGTGAACAAGTCGGTGGTCAGCATCCTCAAGACCCATCGGTTCGCCCGGCAGATCGCCGGTGAGGAGCTCTCCGTCACCGACACGCTGCCCTTCGTCCAGGCCCTCACCGCGCTGGACCTCGGTCCCTCGCAGATCGACATCGGCCGGCTGGCCGAGATCTACCAGGCCGACGACCGCGGCCTGTCGGTGGCCGAGTTCACCGCCGAGGCCGTGGCCGGAGCGACGGGCGGCAACAAGATCGACCGCCGTGAGCCGCGGGACGTCGTCCTCTACGGCTTCGGCCGCATCGGGCGCCTGGTGGCCCGGCTGCTGATCGAGAAGGCCGGTTCCGGAAACGGTCTGCGGCTGCGCGCGATCGTGGTCCGCGGCGGCGGCGGACGGGCCTCCGAGGACCTCGTGAAGCGGGCCTCGCTGCTGCGCCGGGACTCCATCCACGGCCAGTTCCAGGGCACGATCACCGTCGACGAGGCCGAGAGCGCGATCATCGCCAACGGCAACACCGTCAAGGTGATCTACGCGAACGACCCTTCCGAGGTCGACTACACGGCGTACGGCATCAAGAACGCCATCCTCATCGACAACACCGGCAAGTGGCGTGACCGTGAGGGCCTCTCCCAGCACCTGCGCCCCGGCATCGACAAGGTCGTGCTGACCGCGCCGGGCAAGGGCGACGTCCCGAACATCGTGCACGGCGTCAACCACGACACGATCAAGCCGGACGAACAGATCCTGTCCTGCGCGTCCTGCACCACCAACGCGATCGTGCCGCCGCTGAAGGCGATGGCCGACGAGTACGGCGTGCTGCGCGGCCACGTGGAGACGGTCCACTCGTTCACCAACGACCAGAACCTGCTGGACAACTACCACAAGGCCGACCGCCGGGGCCGCTCCGCGCCGCTGAACATGGTGATCACGGAGACGGGCGCCGCCTCCGCCGTGGCCAAGGCGCTGCCCGAGCTCAAGGCACCGATCACCGGCAGCTCGATCCGGGTGCCGGTGCCGGACGTCTCCATCGCGATCCTCAGCCTGCGCCTCGGCCGTGAGACCACCCGCGAGGAGGTCCTCGACCACCTGCGGGACGTCTCGCTCACCTCCCCGCTCAAGCGCCAGATCGACTTCACCACGGCCCCCGACGCGGTCTCCAGCGACTTCATCGGCTCGCGCCACTCCTCGATCGTCGACGCCGGCGCCACCAAGGTCGACGGGGACAACGCCATCCTCTACCTCTGGTACGACAACGAGTTCGGCTACTCCTGCCAGGTGGTCCGGGTCGTGCAGCACGTGACCGGGGTGGAGTACCCGACCTATCCTGCGCCCGCGGTCTGA
- a CDS encoding DinB family protein: protein MTAGPRLTPLLDQFDWSCERLAGRLAGPVMDSGDGSRTPVGALTDEEYLWEPVPGCWSVRRRTDGPGARAAFLSGTGDWGRDAAPHPHPVPPPFTTLAWRLSHLSEMLLLRADHTTGTHSLTRDDYRVSGTAADAIAAFDAAADAWRTTLRATDDSDLDTVGRCTYPHGSDPEEPFLDIVWWVNQEVLHHGAEIALLRDLYRERRH, encoded by the coding sequence ATGACCGCAGGACCTCGCCTCACCCCGCTGCTCGACCAGTTCGACTGGTCCTGCGAGCGACTGGCCGGCCGGCTCGCCGGACCGGTCATGGACAGCGGCGACGGCTCACGGACCCCGGTCGGGGCGCTGACCGACGAGGAGTACCTCTGGGAGCCGGTGCCGGGCTGCTGGTCGGTCCGGCGGCGCACCGACGGACCCGGGGCGCGGGCGGCCTTCCTGAGCGGGACCGGCGACTGGGGGCGGGACGCCGCACCCCACCCGCATCCCGTTCCGCCGCCGTTCACGACCCTCGCGTGGCGCCTGAGCCATCTCAGCGAGATGCTCCTCCTGCGGGCCGACCACACGACCGGCACCCACAGCCTCACCCGCGACGACTACCGCGTCAGCGGCACCGCCGCGGACGCGATCGCCGCCTTCGACGCGGCGGCCGACGCCTGGCGCACGACGCTGCGCGCCACCGACGACAGCGATCTCGACACCGTGGGCCGCTGCACCTACCCGCACGGGAGCGACCCCGAGGAGCCCTTCCTGGACATCGTGTGGTGGGTCAACCAGGAAGTCCTGCACCACGGCGCCGAGATCGCCCTGCTGCGCGACCTGTACCGGGAACGCCGGCACTGA
- a CDS encoding thiamine pyrophosphate-binding protein, whose protein sequence is MKVAEAVGRALHTAGIEQVFGVVGSGNFHLTNALIAAGARFVAARHEGGAATMADAYARVSGTVPAVSLHQGPGLTNAMTGIAEAAKSRTPLVVLAAEVTRPTSNFYVDQDALAAAVGAVPLRISSAGGAVEQACAAVRRALHERCTVLLNLPLEVQASEVPDGALAQASPVPPRPAVEPAAFEVAALTRVVERARRPVFVAGRGARSPAARDALEALAGRCGALLATSAVARGLFHGNPWSLDVSGGFAAPLAAELIGGADLIVGWGCALNMWTMRHGALIGAGTTVVQVDDDPSALGAHRELHLGVTGDVALTARHVLAAVGGERQGLRTPDIREALATRLRWRDLPYEDTGTRDRIDPRTLTVALDDILPADRVVGVDSGNFMGHPSVFLSVPDQDGFCFTQAYQSIGLGLATAIGAALARPDRLPVAALGDGGALMGAADLDTVRRLGLPMVVVVYNDDGYGAEVHHFGPGGHPLDTVVFPPTDIAAVARGYGFEAVTVRTRADLKAVEDWVAGPRSAPLLIDAQVVRDRGAWWLEEAFRGH, encoded by the coding sequence ATGAAGGTCGCCGAGGCGGTCGGACGGGCCCTGCACACGGCCGGGATCGAGCAGGTCTTCGGGGTCGTCGGATCCGGGAACTTCCATCTGACCAACGCCCTGATCGCGGCAGGCGCCCGCTTCGTCGCGGCACGCCACGAGGGCGGTGCGGCGACGATGGCCGACGCGTACGCGCGCGTGAGCGGCACGGTGCCCGCCGTCAGCCTCCACCAGGGGCCCGGACTGACCAACGCGATGACGGGGATCGCCGAGGCGGCCAAGAGCCGCACACCACTCGTGGTGCTGGCGGCCGAGGTCACCCGGCCGACCTCGAACTTCTACGTCGACCAGGACGCACTGGCGGCGGCGGTGGGCGCGGTGCCGCTGCGGATCTCCTCGGCCGGGGGCGCCGTGGAGCAGGCGTGCGCGGCAGTGCGGCGCGCTCTGCACGAGCGGTGCACGGTGCTTCTCAACCTGCCTCTGGAAGTACAGGCGTCGGAGGTCCCCGACGGAGCCCTCGCCCAGGCGTCACCCGTGCCGCCGCGACCGGCGGTCGAACCGGCCGCATTCGAGGTGGCGGCCCTGACACGGGTGGTGGAACGGGCCCGGCGCCCGGTCTTCGTGGCCGGCCGCGGCGCGCGCTCACCCGCCGCCCGGGACGCCCTGGAAGCCCTCGCCGGGCGCTGCGGCGCACTGCTGGCGACCTCGGCCGTCGCGCGCGGCCTGTTCCACGGCAACCCCTGGTCGCTCGACGTGTCCGGAGGCTTCGCCGCCCCGCTCGCGGCCGAACTCATCGGCGGTGCCGACCTGATCGTCGGCTGGGGCTGCGCCCTGAACATGTGGACCATGCGTCACGGCGCCCTGATCGGCGCCGGCACGACCGTGGTGCAGGTCGACGACGACCCCTCGGCCCTCGGCGCGCACCGGGAGTTGCATCTGGGGGTCACCGGAGACGTCGCACTCACCGCGCGACACGTCCTGGCGGCCGTCGGCGGCGAACGGCAGGGCCTGCGGACCCCCGACATCCGCGAGGCCCTCGCCACCCGGCTGCGCTGGCGTGACCTGCCGTACGAGGACACGGGCACCCGCGACCGGATCGACCCCCGTACCCTCACCGTCGCGCTGGACGACATCCTGCCCGCGGACCGGGTCGTCGGCGTGGACTCCGGGAACTTCATGGGCCACCCGAGCGTGTTCCTGTCTGTGCCCGACCAGGACGGCTTCTGCTTCACCCAGGCCTACCAGTCGATCGGCCTCGGCCTCGCCACCGCGATCGGCGCGGCCCTGGCCCGTCCGGACCGGCTGCCGGTGGCCGCGCTCGGCGACGGGGGCGCGCTGATGGGCGCCGCCGACCTGGACACCGTACGGCGGCTCGGGCTGCCCATGGTCGTCGTGGTGTACAACGACGACGGCTACGGCGCGGAGGTGCACCACTTCGGCCCCGGCGGACACCCGCTCGACACGGTCGTGTTCCCGCCGACCGACATCGCGGCCGTGGCCCGCGGCTACGGCTTCGAGGCGGTGACCGTGCGCACGCGGGCGGATCTCAAGGCTGTCGAGGACTGGGTCGCCGGTCCGCGCTCCGCCCCGCTGCTGATCGACGCCCAGGTGGTGCGGGACCGTGGCGCGTGGTGGCTGGAGGAGGCGTTCCGGGGCCACTAG
- a CDS encoding cyclase family protein translates to MHEQPSLLAALVSALRTGSIEVVDLTSPLSSSTPVIQLPPQFGQTAVFELEEISRYDDRGPAWYWNNFRSGEHTGTHFDAPNHWVTGKDLADVASVPARRLIAPAAVLDFTAEAAEDPDFLVEVDHIKTWEEHNGPLPEGGWLFLRTGWDARSHSQETFLNADGNGPHTPGLSPECARWVAEESPVTGLGVETVGTDAGRAHSFDPAFPCHSHLMGSDKYGLTQLQNLAALPATGSVVVAGPLPIVGGSGSPARVLALVERS, encoded by the coding sequence ATGCACGAGCAGCCGTCCCTTCTCGCCGCGCTGGTGTCCGCCCTGCGGACCGGTTCGATCGAAGTCGTCGATCTCACCTCGCCTCTGTCCTCGTCCACCCCCGTGATCCAACTGCCGCCCCAGTTCGGTCAGACGGCGGTCTTCGAGCTGGAGGAGATCAGCCGGTACGACGACCGCGGACCGGCCTGGTACTGGAACAACTTCCGCAGCGGAGAGCACACGGGCACCCACTTCGACGCCCCCAACCACTGGGTGACCGGGAAGGACCTCGCCGACGTGGCGTCCGTCCCGGCGCGGCGGCTGATCGCCCCCGCCGCCGTACTGGACTTCACCGCCGAGGCGGCCGAGGACCCCGACTTCCTCGTGGAGGTGGACCACATCAAGACCTGGGAGGAGCACAACGGACCCCTGCCGGAAGGGGGTTGGCTCTTCCTGCGCACCGGCTGGGACGCCCGCTCGCACTCCCAGGAGACCTTCCTGAACGCCGACGGGAACGGCCCCCACACGCCCGGGCTGTCCCCCGAGTGCGCGCGCTGGGTGGCCGAGGAGTCGCCCGTGACGGGCCTCGGTGTGGAGACGGTCGGCACGGACGCCGGGCGCGCGCACTCCTTCGACCCCGCCTTCCCGTGCCACTCCCATCTGATGGGCAGCGACAAGTACGGCCTGACCCAGTTGCAGAACCTCGCCGCGCTGCCCGCCACCGGCAGCGTCGTCGTCGCGGGACCGCTGCCCATCGTCGGGGGCTCCGGCTCGCCCGCGCGCGTGCTGGCCCTGGTGGAGCGGTCATGA
- a CDS encoding LacI family DNA-binding transcriptional regulator has product MDIIPVRPARIQDVAAAAGVSVSTVSNVLNRPERVNARTAARVRDAVAALDYVPHPGAAGLRTGHSSSIGLVLPDVANSFYSRIARGAADAAYEHGYSLVLCDSGDAPEREQGYFTMLIEQRAVGAVVVPLGADPTRLSRLRERGIPLVLADRAMPAQEGCSVSVDDIAGGRIAVQHLLDRGARDILVVNGERAIRQCADRYQGARQAVRTRREARLGQVVAEEMTVAYGSAIAHGLDELPDGVFCTNDFLAAGLCRALGERGVKVPEDVQVVGYGDLDIASFVGTTLTTVRQPVEELGRAAVEMLLDEVEARAEHAHEARVFAPGLVLRDSTRTSSDTPF; this is encoded by the coding sequence GTGGACATCATTCCGGTTCGCCCCGCCCGTATCCAGGACGTCGCGGCCGCCGCCGGGGTCTCGGTCTCCACGGTGTCCAACGTCCTGAACCGGCCCGAGCGGGTCAACGCGCGCACCGCCGCGCGGGTCCGTGACGCGGTCGCCGCACTCGACTACGTCCCCCATCCGGGAGCCGCCGGTCTGCGCACCGGGCACTCGTCGTCGATCGGCCTGGTGCTGCCGGACGTGGCCAACTCGTTCTACTCACGCATCGCGCGCGGTGCGGCTGACGCGGCGTACGAGCACGGCTACTCCCTCGTCCTGTGCGACAGCGGGGACGCGCCGGAGCGGGAGCAGGGCTACTTCACCATGCTCATCGAACAGCGCGCGGTCGGCGCGGTGGTGGTCCCGCTCGGCGCGGACCCGACCCGGCTGTCACGACTGCGCGAGCGCGGTATCCCGCTGGTGCTGGCGGACCGCGCGATGCCCGCCCAGGAGGGCTGTTCGGTCTCCGTGGACGACATCGCCGGCGGCCGCATCGCCGTGCAGCACCTCCTCGACCGCGGGGCGCGCGACATCCTGGTGGTGAACGGCGAGCGCGCCATCCGTCAGTGCGCCGACCGCTACCAGGGCGCCCGCCAGGCCGTGCGCACCCGGCGGGAGGCCCGCCTCGGCCAGGTCGTCGCCGAGGAGATGACGGTGGCGTACGGCAGCGCGATCGCCCACGGTCTCGACGAGTTGCCCGACGGGGTGTTCTGCACCAACGACTTCCTCGCGGCGGGCCTGTGCCGGGCGCTCGGCGAGCGCGGTGTGAAGGTCCCGGAGGACGTACAGGTGGTCGGCTACGGCGACCTGGACATCGCGAGCTTCGTGGGCACGACCCTGACGACGGTCCGCCAGCCGGTCGAGGAGCTCGGCCGGGCGGCCGTCGAGATGCTTCTGGACGAGGTGGAGGCCCGCGCGGAACACGCCCACGAGGCAAGGGTGTTCGCGCCGGGGCTGGTCCTGCGGGACTCCACCCGGACGTCCTCAGACACGCCGTTCTAG